In Brassica napus cultivar Da-Ae chromosome C2, Da-Ae, whole genome shotgun sequence, the sequence GAGCAACATCTGCCAGCGGTGGCCCTCGAACCCTTGACCTCCCGAAGAAGGGGCAGAGAGCGAGATAGTTCAACCACCACTGGACCACTAACgcgcggtttttttttttagggtgattgggtaagattgtgatagatttttgttagggtgattgggtaagattgtgatttgttgtgtaataggtttagaattgtgatttggttgtgttgaattgatttagaacttttttttataaattgtttagtatttttgtatttacaaaacgttttttctatataaattcgattttacaaaacgttttttgtatataaattcgatttttggatttataaaagatgatttcatatttataaaaatatttatatttattaaaactaattttgtatttataaaacatttttttgatttatacacactttttttttatttttttatttataaaaactatttttaaatatacaaaacgttctttgtatataaattcgatttttggatttataaaagatgatttcatattttaaaattaattttgtatttataaaacattttttgatttataaacattattttattatttttttgtatttataaaaactattttgtatttataaaaagatgatttcatatttataaaaatatttatatttattaaaactaattttgtatttataaaacatttttttatttataaaaactattttattattttttgtattttaaatatgttttctttttcaattttaaacactatttataaacactattttattatttttttgtatttataaaaactatttgtatttataaaaagatgatttcatatttataaaaatatttatatttattaaaactaattttgtatttataaaacatttttttatttataaaaactattttattattttttgtattttaaacatgttttctatttcaattttaattttatattttcgaatttcaatttaaaaaaataaatttataattttttttttaattttggaaatattccgaggaagtttatccctcggaatattccgacgacatcttcctcggaatattccgaagaatttccgacgaacttgtggtcctcggaatttcttcggaaattcatttcctcggaattccgtcggaaatttccgaggtatttccgaggaaagatgaatttccgaagagttatttacgaggacttttttcgtcggtatgtcgtcggaatagcgttattctgACGACATatcgacgattttttccctcggtatgccgctgttttcttgtagtgtatggaTTTGAAATACTTTGAAGTTGATATTTTGACTTGGATGCATTCATCTTCGTAGTATTAATCATTCTAGAGAGTGTCGACGAGTGGACCGTGATTCGTTCAGACAACGACTTATACTGTTTGGTCACTCTGTTTTGTCTGTTACGTATCATATATTCAATGTTCAGCCTGGTTATAGAATGATTTATTCTACCAAGATGAATGTAACCAACCAATATAAGAAACTTTAGATTTTGTGGTTAGCTTTGGCAATAactatgaaatgaaaaaaacaaaaaaaaaaaaaaaaactatgaaatGAAAAGACGAAACTCACAACGCAACACATGACCATGAAGTCGTAGAGGGGATGTATTAAATGGATGGCTTTGACCCATTTTGAACAGTGTTTATATAGACCCAACGTGTTATTGTCACACAACATGATTGAATGAGTTGGGTCGGCAAAACCATGGGGTAGAATGATCAAATCGATGGACTTGAACTACGTTGTGAGTTTATTATTTTGAGTTGATTACATTCATATTCGTAGTATTAATCATTCTAGAGAGTGTCGACTAGATGACCGTGATTCGTTCAGACAACGACTTGTACTGTTTGGttactctgtttttgtttgttacattatataacattttgtaataaatgttttttttctatataaaattgcTACTTTTTGTGATGTTAACACTTACGTCTATTATTTGTTATAGTAAAGAGCCAAAAGCAAAAGTCCCTACTGCTTACAAGTAGTagatcaaattttaattattctaaTCTAATTTTCATGCAAGTGTGTGGCGATTCCTAGGCTTTAAACGATGAACAAAGTTAAGAACATGCCTAGTAATTTTATTGAGATcttgatcttttgaaaaatCCTGCTAAATTCATATAATGGCACATGATCAGCTTTTTAATAATCAGTAGTATATACATAGTTTTGTTCTTTGGAACATGTATAAGTCCACatggaaaaatacaaaaaaaatgaaactgagTAAATGAGTGGGAGGCCCTTTTTCCCCTGTCTCTTTGGCTTCGCATAATCATTCATATCATCATATGTAGTTTCATCTCATGGACCCCTTTGTGTCCTCTTCTACacgttatataataaaaaaatcttctgATTTTTATGTCGTTGATCCACTTAACAATATCAATGTGAAACCAAGTTTGCACTGTTTTGAtttatacactacaagaaaacagcggcataccgagagaaaaaatcgtcggtatgtcatcggaataacgctattccgacgacataccgacgaaaaaagaccacggaaataactcctcggaaattcatctttcctcggaaatctctcggaaatttccgacggaattccgaggaaatgaatttccgaggaccacaagttcgtcggaaattcctcggaatattccgaggaaaatgtcgtcggaatatcccgaaggataaacttcctcggaatatttccaaaatcaaaaaaaaaaattataaatttattttttaaattgaaattcgaaaatataaaattaaaattgaaatagaaaacatatttaaaataaaaaaaataaaaaaatagttttttataaataaaaaaatgttttataaatacaaaattagttttaataaatataaatatttttataaatatgaaatcatcattttataaatacaatttagtttttataaatacaaaaaataataaaatagtgtttataaatcaaaaaatgttttatgaatacaaaattagttttataaatataaatatttttatagatatgaaatcatctttttataaatacaaaatattttttataaatacaaaaaaataataaaatagtgtttataaatcaaaaaaatattttataaatacaaaattaattttaaaatatgaaatcatcttttataaatccaaaaatcaaatttatatacaaagagcggtttgtatatttaaaaatagtttttataaataaaaaaataaaaaaaatagtgtttataaatcaaaaaaaatgttttataaatacaaaattagttttaataaatataaatatttttataaatatgaaatcatcttatataaatccaaaaattgaatttatatacaaaaaacattttgtaaaatcgaattatatagaaaaaacgttttgtaaatacaataataataaacaatttataaaaaaagttctaaatcaattcaacacaaccaaatcacaattataagcctattacacaacaaatcacaatcctacccaatcaccctaacaaaaatctatcaaaaaacttctaaaatcatcaaatctacttaaaaacctaacaaataggacctaagagagtgagatagggtccttacatgatttgtaagggaatggaaaggattcgccggagagatcgtcgcgagagaaggtggagaacgccggaaggagagagagatcgccggagaggaagaagagagaaatggggaagaagatgagtttcgagtttataaaaccttgggtctgacggatattttccgtcggaattccctcagtattttcaatttcaattttcgcgaaatatttggcggcttgtttgcccggttaaatgaaaatattccgaggaaattccgacggccacttaaatatccgtcggaatttcctcggaatattttcattaattcgaggaaaaagaatctcctgtgcatgtatttctattaatttatattgttcctcggaatttcctcggaatattctaaGAAAATatcgaggaactagtgtttggggtttgaaaacatcaattttttttgccgtatttcatttcttatacaattgtaatgcataccattgaggattctttgtatagatgagcataaaccatgaaataacaaattttaaaactaattgaaagtattctctttaccgttcattaaaaggtataagtgtttctcttatgttgtgggatttcgtcatacaatcggaaaagtgttaattatacggtaagctgaatgaatttttgacttcataatgaacgtaagacacttaataagggttatataggtgttattcaaaccgcaaaacgtttttttgggtttaaaaaccctatttcctcggaatttcctcggaatattccgaggacattccgaggaaaccctttccttcctcggaattccgtcggaatattccgaggaaattccgaggaactagtgtttggggtttcaatacgtcaattttttttaacagatcgatcgatgaaTATATGtagaaaaacgcatcgatcgatagagtatatcaggtgttcctcggaatttcctcggaatattttgagacttttccgaggaaacagggtttggggtaacaaaatctcgaacgtttttttataaatggatcgatcgatggatatatgtccaaaaacgcatcgatcgatcactaagatggaccaaagcgtaacaatgtgatcgatcgattagattattcCATCGATCGgtcgagaatctcaagtgttcctcggaatgtcctcgaaAAATCTCGAAcggttttttataaacggatcgatcgatggataaatgtccaaaaacgcatcgatcgatcactaagatggaccaaagcttaacaatgtgatcgatcgattagattattcCATCGATCGgtcgagaatctcaagtgttcctcggaatttcttcggaaaaTCTCGAAcggttttttataaacggatcgatcgatggataaatgtccaaaaacgcatcgatcgatcactaagatggaccaaagcgtaacaatgtgatcgatcgattagattatcccatcgatcgatcgagaatattaagtgttcctcggaatttcttcggaattttgtaaaatcccccaacggctctccaacggctataatatttcctcggaattcatcggttttttccgaggaacacatttttcctcggaatttcctcggaatattccgacggattgatatttcctcggaattccgtcggtatattccgaggaaattccgaggaaaccaaattttgtgtttcctcggaattccctcggaaattcctcgggatattctgaggatttcattttccgtcggaatgtccgtgagaatatcgctgttttcttgtagtgatagaaGAATCAGGTGATCACTATCATCAGTGATGTATTAACAGTACAACCGTTGTTATTGCCTTCCTTGTGTGGGCTACaagatataaaaacaaaacaaaaaatgaagttttcttgGGGACCATGGAATTATATTGCATGTGCATTTGATTCACTCATTTAACACAAAATTCACACTTAAAAAGCTAGTCAAACCCTCCAACATCTCCTATTTGACTGGCTTTTCCAGTTGGGTTTTTGTTAATTTGATTAGTACTTCtttttttgagcaacacatCATAAAGCAAAATAGATGGTCCTTCTAACTAGATATTATAGACacaaattaaagattaaaatataatgtaaccacaagaaaaagacaaacaaacagaaGAAAGTAGCCCAAGTATCATAAGTTTCTCTCCCTGTAGTTgacttaaatattaataattgacATAGAAGAGCAGTGTGACATTACAATACTTTTCCAATTAGGTTTTGTATACTAATATAATTAATACTTCTAAGAAACACATCATAATCACAACATAAAGCAAGACAGATGGTCTTTCTCACTAAAGATTACATACACAAATTAAGGATTAGAATATAAAGTAACCAAGAgcaaaagacaaacaaacagaaGAAAGTAGCCCAAGTATCATAAGTTTCTCTCCCTgtattagattaaatattaataattgacTTAGAAGAGCAGTGTGACATTACAATACTTTTCCAGTTAGGTTTTTGTTACTAATTTACTTAATACTCGTAAGAAAcatatcataatcacaacaTAAAGCAAGAAGATGGTCCTTCTCAGTAAAGATTATATACGCAAATTAAGGATTAGAGTATAATGTaactaagagaaaaaaaaacaaacaaacagaagAAAGTAGCCCAAGTATCATAAGTTTCTCTCCCTGTATTAGACTAAATGCTAGTAATTGACATAGAAGAGCACTGTGACTAGGATTACAATACTTTTCCAGTTAGGTTTTTGTTACTAATTTACTTCATACTTGTAAGAAACACATCATAATCACAACTTAAAGCAGGACAGATGGTCCCTCTAAGTAGAGGTTATAGACACAAATTAAggattaaaatataagaagagTAACCAAGAgcaaaagacaaacaaacagaaGAAAATAGCCCAAGTATCCTAAGCTCCTCTCTCTTTATTAGACAACACATGATAATTAACATAGTAGAGTATAGTGTAACATTGCAATACTATTAGGATAATGAAAAAGATCAGCAACCAACGTTCAAGAACACCAAAAATGATGAAACTagctttaattatttttattgttcgAGATAAAGACACTTATTGCAAATCTTTTTAATTCAGCTTCTGACGGTTAACAATGAAGGAATCGCATCCAAGTTTGGAGTTGTGTTCTTGCTTGTAGAATCTGAAATGGTACGGCCTCTTTTACCAGAGGAAGAATAACTGAAAGCTCTCATTGGACTTGCAAATGCCCATCCCCAGCTCCTGTTCCTTCCACCATGACCTTGATGATGTTGTTGTTCAgctgatgacgatgatgatacccatgatgatgatgacgaggAAGATGACGATGGAGTCATTATCATAAACCCACCAAAGATCCCACCACATCTCACAATCTCCCTCACACCAACATTACTACTATTAACTTTAGctttgctgttgttgttgttacctTCTCTCTGTGACTCAACTCTTCTCAAAGTACAATCTCCAAACCCATGAGTGATCCTCTCAAAGAACTCCCCAGAGAAGCTTCTGCTTCCACACCCGACAGATCTGGATCTCGACACTCTCCTCTCGCTCTGTGTCACTGTCGCTGTAACCACATCAACGCCGCTTCTCTTACTACTTCCACCTCCGTTCACTCTCTCCGTCGTCGTTGTCTCTGTTTCCGACAAAGTGTTTTCGGTATGTTTTGTCCGAAAGTTTCCGACTTTCTTGCTGCTGCTGTGGTGTTTGTAAGAGTGGAGATGTAGAAAAGACCAAAACCCGTTCCGCTTTCTCGGGGTGAGATCGGAACCACCGTaggccgccgccgccgccgttgAGTGGCTTCTCTTGAAGACGATATtcgccatcttcttcttcttgttcgcCAGCAAAAACGGaagcttcttgttgttgttgtcagtGACATTACTGGTGGAAAGGGAGAGAGAGgcggcggtggtggtggagcTACGTACGGAGTCAGATCTGAAGGAAGGAGAGGAagtggaagaagaggaagagaggtgTTTGGGGAGAGGGAAAGCGGAAGTGACGAGCTTTCCGAGCTTTTCTTGGAGACAGAGAGGACAGATCCCACCTGGGTTCTTTGTGAAGGGATGGTTTATGCATTGCATCCCATCACCCATGTCTTGATCCTTTGCTTCCACCATTAGTTCTTCAACTTCTCTTTAGTTTCTCTCTGTCTTTTAGTGGATGATGTTTCTCTGTTTCTCTGTGTGTGAGATTAAAGGAATCTAAATGAAGGAGAAGTAATCAGCTTTCAGTTGTTCTCTtcttttgagagagagagagattgctTGGGAATGAAAATAGAGTAGAGACTGGAGAGAAGAGAGGGGTCGAGTTCCCAGGTGCACGTGGTATACTGACTTCTTCGTGTCCTCTCTCCTATCTATCTacctttctttctctctctcttttttattttgtttttgtataaaaaaaatatcagctCTTCGACTCTACCAAAAGGTCATCGcgtctaaactctaaataaatacccaattttttttttctcggtGTAATCACATTTACTATGGACTAAAAAGGCTTATGGTCCATCATTATCGACGGCGGCTCATTTTATTATTTCCATAACCATTGCTAAAATGCCTAAACCCGGACGTTTGTTGCTTTTAAAGCCGTTGGATCGATAAGAGGAGGAGCCGTGGAGCCTCACATGCACATCCTTCAGctattttgttttgtctttattctgagacagagagagagagagagagagagagagagagtaaagagaTGGGAAAGAAGTCACGCCACGTTGATAGCACACCACCTACGAACTACtgtattttctaattttattttgtagttgGGTTTTCTGGGCTTGACCGATCAACAAAATTAgtagatagaaaaaaaaacaaaaaaaaagagaagttaCAAATAGTGTAACGCGATAGAGAGACAGAGatgaattataaataatttagctGTCTACTACATTAAAGGCTAACTTGCATGGACAGGCTCGCAAAAGCCTGAACTCGCTCGCCCATGCATCACCGCCACTCTTGACTCTTCATCTGTTTTTTTAGTACTTAAAAGGTATTCACAGTTgtcaagaaggaaaaaaaagttCTTGATGAT encodes:
- the BNACNNG69290D gene encoding uncharacterized protein BNACNNG69290D, with protein sequence MVEAKDQDMGDGMQCINHPFTKNPGGICPLCLQEKLGKLVTSAFPLPKHLSSSSSTSSPSFRSDSVRSSTTTAASLSLSTSNVTDNNNKKLPFLLANKKKKMANIVFKRSHSTAAAAAYGGSDLTPRKRNGFWSFLHLHSYKHHSSSKKVGNFRTKHTENTLSETETTTTERVNGGGSSKRSGVDVVTATVTQSERRVSRSRSVGCGSRSFSGEFFERITHGFGDCTLRRVESQREGNNNNSKAKVNSSNVGVREIVRCGGIFGGFMIMTPSSSSSSSSSWVSSSSSAEQQHHQGHGGRNRSWGWAFASPMRAFSYSSSGKRGRTISDSTSKNTTPNLDAIPSLLTVRS